The proteins below come from a single Triticum aestivum cultivar Chinese Spring chromosome 5D, IWGSC CS RefSeq v2.1, whole genome shotgun sequence genomic window:
- the LOC123119562 gene encoding uncharacterized protein, with product MHLSLWKPLSHCAAILLSKNHRRRGGGGGGGGGHGGGNGRRDDPASFLRQLRDALDAASEEGALCPPPDAAGAEEDAAVTRSRSLARLRAQRDFLRATALAAAAGPFRSISDLPLLAHAIATFLSMYPDYASTSDVDRLRLDHYSHLDAPGAGRVCLDYCGFGLFDSSWDSSSSSFTLSELNANLSNHALYGGAEPGTAENDIKERILEYLNVPASEYALVFTVSRGSAFKLLAECYPFENNRRLLTMFDHESQSVNWMAQSARAKGAKTRTAWFRWPTLKLCSTELRKEIVGKRKARRRDAAVGLFVFPAQSRVTGAKYSYQWMALAQQNGWHVMLDAGALGPKDMDSLGLSLFRPDFIITSFYRVFGSDPTGFGCLLIKKSVIGSLQGRNGCNASGMVRIVPVFPQYLSDSIDEFDAVETEGLEDDPCTPKDENPVPDVRNGSQLPAFSGVYTSAQVRETFESDPGRDSSSDRDGASTIFEETESISVGEVMRSPAFSEDCSSENSFWVDVGQSPLGSEKSGQFKKGKLGSPLPSSWFTGRKGNKRMSPNLASRISRSPLYDGNVISFDAAVLSVSQDVDCLREDPEEEIYENGRGNHFRQVSEIQEEPEVEEVACQHAMNGDLDHKESAIRRETEGEFRLLGRRDGNSRFAGGRLFGVEEIDGAISMGRRVSFNTEANMIADRLHRASDAAEASGYPFRDDDACISDGYDDAQDWSRREPEIICRHIDHVDMMGLNRTTLRLRYLINWLVTSLLQLKLPGLKDSDGVPLVHIYGPKIKYERGAAVAFNLKQSGGAFINAEFVQKIAEKNGISLGIGFLSHIKIDPNQKQANGALDIPEASFYKNGRRDSKKVTVRVEVVTASLGFLTNFEDVYKMWAFVAKFLDPSFLESERIAIATDQMEAIAAEHMEGQI from the coding sequence ATGCATCTCTCCCTGTGGAAGCCGCTCTCCCACTGCGCCGCCATCCTCCTCTCCAAGAACcaccggcggcgcggtggaggtggaggcggcggcggcgggcatggAGGCGGCAACGGCCGGCGGGACGACCCGGCGTCGTTCCTCCGGCAGCTGCGCGACGCGCTGGACGCCGCGTCGGAGGAGGGCGCCCTctgcccgccgcccgacgccgccggcgccgaggaggacgccgccgtCACGCGCTCCCGCTCCCTGGCGCGCCTGCGGGCGCAGCGCGACTTCCTCCGCgccaccgccctcgccgccgccgccggccccttCCGCTCCATCTCCGACCTGCCGCTCCTCGCCCACGCCATAGCCACCTTCCTCTCCATGTACCCGGACTACGCCTCCACGTCCGACGTCGACCGCCTCCGCCTCGACCATTACTCCCACCTCGACGCCCCCGGCGCCGGCAGGGTCTGCCTCGACTACTGCGGCTTCGGCCTCTTTGACTCCAGCTGGGactcctcctcttcgtccttcACATTGTCCGAGCTCAATGCCAATCTGAGCAACCACGCGCTCTACGGTGGCGCTGAGCCTGGCACGGCCGAGAATGACATCAAGGAGCGGATCCTGGAGTACCTGAATGTGCCGGCCAGCGAGTACGCCCTGGTGTTCACTGTCAGCCGGGGGTCAGCGTTCAAGCTGCTCGCTGAGTGCTACCCGTTCGAGAACAACCGAAGGCTGCTCACCATGTTTGACCATGAGAGCCAGTCGGTGAACTGGATGGCGCAGAGTGCGCGGGCAAAGGGTGCCAAGACGCGCACCGCATGGTTCCGCTGGCCCACTCTCAAGCTCTGCTCGACAGAGCTGCGCAAGGAGATCGTGGGCAAGAGGAAGGCCAGGCGACGGGATGCTGCAGTTGGATTGTTCGTGTTCCCTGCACAGTCTCGGGTGACCGGCGCCAAGTACTCCTACCAATGGATGGCGCTGGCGCAGCAGAATGGCTGGCATGTCATGCTTGATGCTGGTGCACTTGGTCCCAAGGACATGGACTCGCTGGGGCTCTCGCTGTTCCGGCCGGACTTCATTATAACCTCATTCTACAGGGTGTTTGGTTCTGATCCAACTGGATTTGGTTGCCTTCTGATCAAGAAGTCGGTTATTGGAAGCTTGCAGGGGAGGAATGGCTGCAATGCCTCTGGAATGGTCAGGATTGTTCCGGTATTTCCACAGTACCTGAGTGACTCCATCGATGAATTTGATGCAGTGGAAACAGAGGGACTTGAAGATGACCCTTGCACTCCGAAAGATGAAAATCCAGTGCCTGATGTCCGGAACGGTTCGCAGCTGCCAGCATTTTCGGGTGTGTACACTTCTGCTCAGGTCAGAGAGACGTTTGAGAGTGACCCTGGTCGTGACAGCAGCTCGGATAGGGATGGGGCGAGCACCATTTTTGAAGAAACTGAGAGCATATCTGTCGGTGAGGTGATGAGGAGCCCAGCATTCAGCGAGGACTGTTCATCAGAGAACTCTTTCTGGGTTGATGTTGGCCAGAGCCCGTTGGGGTCAGAGAAGTCTGGTCAGTTCAAGAAAGGGAAACTGGGATCACCATTACCATCATCTTGGTTCACTGGCAGAAAGGGTAACAAGAGGATGTCACCTAACCTAGCATCGAGGATATCTAGAAGCCCACTTTATGATGGTAATGTGATTTCTTTTGATGCTGCTGTACTGTCAGTTTCACAAGATGTAGACTGCCTCAGGGAAGACCCTGAAGAAGAAATCTATGAGAATGGCCGGGGAAATCATTTTAGGCAAGTTAGTGAAATCCAAGAGGAGCCGGAGGTTGAAGAGGTTGCATGCCAACATGCCATGAACGGTGATTTGGACCACAAGGAAAGTGCGATAAGAAGGGAGACTGAAGGGGAATTTCGGCTGCTTGGACGGAGGGATGGAAACAGCAGGTTTGCTGGGGGTCGTCTCTTTGGTGTTGAAGAGATTGACGGAGCTATAAGCATGGGGCGCAGAGTTTCATTCAACACTGAGGCGAATATGATTGCTGACAGACTACATCGGGCCTCAGATGCTGCTGAAGCGTCTGGATATCCATTTCGTGATGACGATGCTTGTATAAGTGATGGGTATGATGATGCTCAAGACTGGAGCAGGAGGGAACCAGAGATAATTTGCAGGCACATTGATCATGTTGACATGATGGGGCTCAACAGAACAACACTTAGGTTAAGGTACCTTATCAATTGGCTAGTAACTTCGCTGTTGCAGCTGAAGCTGCCAGGCTTGAAAGACAGTGATGGAGTTCCTCTTGTCCACATTTATGGTCCAAAGATTAAGTATGAAAGGGGAGCGGCCGTTGCTTTCAATCTGAAGCAAAGTGGTGGTGCTTTCATTAATGCCGAATTTGTCCAGAAGATAGCTGAGAAAAATGGCATATCTCTCGGCATCGGTTTTCTTAGTCATATAAAGATAGACCCAAACCAGAAACAGGCAAATGGAGCACTAGACATACCCGAGGCTTCCTTTTATAAGAATGGTCGCAGAGACAGTAAAAAGGTGACTGTAAGAGTTGAAGTTGTGACTGCTTCgcttggcttcctcactaactttGAAGATGTGTACAAGATGTGGGCATTTGTTGCCAAGTTCTTAGATCCTTCATTCCTGGAAAGTGAGCGCATTGCCATAGCTACTGACCAAATGGAGGCGATAGCTGCTGAGCACATGGAAGGGCAAATTTGA